In the genome of Ammospiza nelsoni isolate bAmmNel1 chromosome 7, bAmmNel1.pri, whole genome shotgun sequence, one region contains:
- the IDH1 gene encoding isocitrate dehydrogenase [NADP] cytoplasmic, producing the protein MSKKIRGGSVVEMQGDEMTRVIWELIKEKLIFPYVDLDLHSYDLGIEHRDATNDKVTVEAAEAIKKYNVGIKCATITPDENRVEEFKLKQMWKSPNGTIRNILGGTVFREAIICKNIPRLVSGWVKPIVIGRHAYGDQYRATDFVVPGPGKVEMTYTPADGGKPVTYLVHNFESCGGVAMGMYNLDQSIKDFAHSSFQMALSKGWPLYMSTKNTILKKYDGRFKDIFQDIYDREYKSQFEAKKIWYEHRLIDDMVAQAMKSEGGFVWACKNYDGDVQSDSVAQGYGSLGMMTSVLICPDGKTVEAEAAHGTVTRHYRMHQKGQETSTNPIASIFAWTRGLAHRAKLDNNTSLRNFAVALEEVCIETIESGFMTKDLAACIKGLPNVTRSDYLNTFEFMDKLAENLKRKLASMPKA; encoded by the exons ATGTCTAAAAAAATCCGTGGAGGCTCCGTTGTGGAAATGCAAGGAGATGAAATGACACGAGTCATCTGGGAGCTGATtaaagaaaagctgatttttcctTATGTAGATCTGGATTTGCACAG CTATGACTTGGGCATTGAGCATCGTGATGCTACAAATGATAAAGTAACTGTGGAAGCTGCTGAAGCCATAAAGAAATACAACGTTGGCATAAAGTGTGCAACCATCACTCCTGATGAGAACAGAGTGGAGGAGTTCAAGCTGAAGCAGATGTGGAAGTCTCCCAATGGCACAATTAGAAACATCCTAGGTGGCACTGTCTTCAGAGAGGCGATTATCTGCAAGAACATTCCCCGGCTGGTGTCTGGGTGGGTGAAACCCATTGTCATCGGCCGTCACGCTTATGGGGATCAA taCAGAGCAACCGATTTTGTGGTACCTGGGCCTGGAAAAGTAGAGATGACCTACACTCCTGCAGATGGAGGCAAACCAGTCACATATCTGGTCCATAACTTCGAAA GCTGTGGTGGTGTAGCCATGGGAATGTACAATCTTGACCAGTCTATCAAGGATTTTGCCCACAGTTCCTTCCAGATGGCGCTGTCTAAAGGCTGGCCCCTCTACATGAGCACCAAAAACACCATTCTGAAGAAATACGATGGCCGCTTCAAAGACATCTTCCAAGACATCTATGACAG AGAATACAAGTCCCAGTTTGAAGCCAAAAAGATCTGGTATGAGCACAGGCTCATTGATGACATGGTTGCTCAGGCCATGAAATCTGAAGGAGGCTTTGTCTGGGCTTGCAAGAACTACGATGGGGATGTGCAGTCTGACTCTGTTGCACAAG GCTATGGCTCTCTGGGGATGATGACCAGCGTGCTGATCTGCCCTGATGGCAAGACTGTAGAAGCAGAAGCTGCTCACGGGACAGTCACTCGTCACTACCGCATGCACCAGAAAGGCCAAGAAACCTCCACTAACCCCATTG CCTCCATCTTTGCATGGACAAGAGGCCTTGCTCACAGAGCTAAGCTGGACAACAACACTAGCCTCAGGAACTTTGCAGTTGCCCTGGAAGAAGTCTGCATTGAGACCATTGAATCTGGCTTCATGACAAAGGACCTTGCTGCCTGCATCAAAGGCCTGCCTAA TGTCACACGCTCTGATTACCTGAACACCTTTGAGTTCATGGACAAGCTTGCTGAAAACTTGAAGCGGAAGTTGGCCTCTATGCCCAAAGCTTAA
- the LOC132075288 gene encoding uncharacterized protein LOC132075288 translates to MAAWEAAEMSFFSLSDVRERMREKKKGPLRTAKLNASLASKIKTKIINNSSTMKVSLKQNNKALALALNAEKANAQRLTQEKTVLQKEVKQCHFQNAVLRHRLSFLNSMLKKMDNLMAAVKMAELSEFHIKSSSLSSDQKSIMTEDSWADDIVDGQLLRVTQIPMRVPISKLRDAEQQAGSSTALQISSGELQRPASNTGELQRPASNEALKIVPVASKDSLPPQHDEISQFHQEENGKKVTEAIATEGGFHDSHIFGEVLCSTEQNPNNLPTLALESHTLSYEAEEMAKHLFDRLSQGHVTQRRKRSTLFATSTPSSALDIFPHVSSTQAAWGSTAQDSSSSSKNNTQQQLPSPSPLASPAPTAVVSHRNSVGKETFREQPQTKEMGCGVETDPSCSQVPEFVPVKVKSKAKCKTRAKETVKKARTGKKKTTAIKNNAESSPNRSQGEEYAQNAKLLQPEVATRSSETEVCEVGQKVCEGAFDRRNRDCGVEHHSHSPDGVQGFGSTHEVNPAQLQSLESADSMQQLKKVPMFEMQSMESLLKPPVHTFSSHEVPSGDSSIENSTKFSRVSRKSIRQKANRKTRVIVQRNDSDEEYLPNIVIIPESKAEERPKRRQTVRKNTARNSNCDQRNEVHVFRPCIDVQGVANGSTKDLPDNVKRRRETYIVHPLDLAGNSGCFQTESEGSENLPPRSVPGSKVSKIPRPVKSNQKSNNKQTGDLQENGQGGGDHNMNALMKEASCKPRPQRKRSNPQPPESDSLARKSDGTKVLIGSSTELASKQTVLMGKFSCISHLLSEPGDFLEEQLPEISLADSLADLSHSLESSRVSSSAVLSVSSRLKEVTVSKNLSTEGNRMPAKPPVSLKNSLIFQEMTAEEISGERNQVQSSSWSSPSQKPDTRPLQDLNNARVVSHSSSEEESGRSSRRKRKPTCYKEPSISRKLRQGDPFTDTEFLYSSLCKKKPKPVKAKQMTKKMKENKEQLPEGSLSAKAGKLVTTERIRMIVESSPQAPRSSCI, encoded by the exons ATGGCAGCGTGGGAGGCCGCCGAAATGTCCTTCTTCAGTCTGAGCGACGTGAGGGAACGGATGCGGGAGAAGAAAAAGGGTCCCTTGAGGACTGCGAAGTTGAATGCCTCGCTTGCGTCGAAAATCAAAACGAAGATCATCA ACAACTCCTCCACTATGAAAGTCTCCCTAAAGCAGAACAATAAAGCACTGGCTCTGGCCCTCAATGCAGAGAAAGCCAACGCACAGCGGCTCACCCAGGAGAAGACCGTCCTGCAGAAGGAGGTGAAGCAGTGCCACTTCCAGAACGCTGTGCTGCGGCACAGGCTCTCCTTCCTG AATAGTATGTTGAAAAAAATGGACAATCTTATGGCTGCAGTTAAGATGGCCGAGCTCTCTGAG tTCCATATAAAGTCTTCATCCTTGTCCAGTGACCAGAAGAGCATCATGACTGAAGATAGCTGGGCTGATGATATTGTAGATGGTCAGCTTCTGAG GGTTACACAGATACCGATGAGAGTGCCCATTTCCAAGCTGCGTGATGCAGAGCAGCAAGCTGGCAGCTCCACAGCGCTACAAATATCCTCAGGAGAACTTCAGAGACCTGCTTCTAATACAGGAGAACTTCAGAGACCTGCTTCTAATGAGGCCCTGAAAATTGTGCCTGTTGCCTCCAAAGATAGTTTGCCACCACAGCATGATGAGATATCTCAGTTCCACCAGGAAGAGAATGGCAAGAAGGTGACTGAAGCAATAGCAACAGAGGGGGGTTTTCATGACTCTCACATATTTGGAG AGGTCTTGTGCAGCACTGAACAAAATCCCAACAATTTGCCAACGCTTGCCTTGGAAAGTCATACTCTTTCATATGAGGCTGAGGAGATGGCAAAACATTTATTTGATCGTCTCTCACAAGGGCACGTTACTCAGAGGAGAAAGCGTTCCACCCTGTTTGCCACAAGCACTCCATCTTCTGCTCTGGATATCTTCCCACATGTCAGTTCCACTCAGGCAGCCTGGGGTAGTACTgcacaggacagcagcagctccagcaagaACAACACACAGCAACAGCTGCCATCTCCCAGCCCCCTGGCTTCACCTGCTCCAACTGCTGTTGTTTCTCATAGAAACTCTGTGGGTAAAGAGACCTTTCGTGAGCAGCCACAGACAAAAGAAATGGGGTGTGGTGTTGAAACGGACCCTAGCTGTAGCCAAGTCCCTGAGTTTGTTCCTGTAAAGGTTAAAAGCAAAGCTAAGTGTAAAACCAGAGCGAAAGAGACTGTTAAAAAAgcaagaacaggaaaaaagaaaacaactgcaATTAAAAACAATGCAGAAAGTAGTCCCAACAGATCTCAAGGTGAAGAGTATGCTCAAAATGCAAAGCTTCTTCAACCAGAAGTTGCAACACGTTCTAGTGAAACTGAAGTCTGTGAGGTGGGGCAGAAGGTGTGTGAGGGGGCTTTTGACAGGAGGAATAGAGACTGTGGTGTGGAGCACCATTCCCACTCTCCTGATGGAGTCCAAGGCTTTGGAAGTACACATGAGGTGaatccagcacagctgcagagtcTGGAAAGTGCTGACTCAATGCAGCAGCTTAAGAAGGTACCTATGTTTGAGATGCAAAGTATGGAGAGCTTGCTAAAACCTCCAGTTCATACCTTCTCAAGTCATGAAGTTCCCTCAGGTGATTCCAGTATAGAGAATTCTACAAAATTCTCACGTGTGAGCAGAAAGAGCATCAGACAGAAAGCCAACAGAAAAACTAGAGTAATTGTGCAAAGGAATGATTCTGATGAGGAATATCTACCAAACATTGTGATAATACCAGAGTCCAAGGCTGAAGAACGGCCTAAAAGAAGGCAAACAGTCAGGAAGAATACTGCCAGGAATAGCAATTGTGATCAGAGAAATGAAGTTCATGTTTTTAGGCCGTGCATAGATGTTCAAGGAGTAGCTAATGGGAGCACAAAGGATTTGCCAGATAATGTAAAACGGCGCAGGGAAACATATATTGTCCATCCTTTGGATCTTGCAGGAAATTCGGGTTGTTTCCAGACAGAATCTGAAGGGAGTGAAAATCTACCTCCCAGGTCTGTTCCTGGGAGCAAAGTGAGCAAAATCCCCAGACCTGTTAAGAGCAATCAAAAGAGCAATAACAAACAGACAGGGGACCTTCAAGAAAATGGGCAAGGTGGAGGTGACCACAACATGAATGCTTTGATGAAAGAAGCCTCTTGCAAACCCAGGCctcagaggaagaggagcaacCCTCAGCCTCCAGAGTCTGATTCCCTGGCCAGAAAAAGTGATGGTACCAAGGTTCTCATTGGGAGTTCCACAGAACTTGCGTCCAAGCAGACTGTCCTGATGGGGAAGTTTTCCTGCATTAGCCATCTGCTGTCTGAGCCAGGTGAtttcctggaggagcagctACCTGAGATATCTCTTGCAGATAGTCTTGCAGACCTTTCACACAGTCTTGAATCCTCCCGTGTGAGCAGTTCTGCAGTTTTGTCTGTCAGCTCCAGACTTAAAGAAGTAACAGTTTCCAAGAACTTAAGTACTGAGGGCAACAGAATGCCGGCAAAACCCCCTGTTTCGCTGAAAAACTCCCTGATATTTCAAGAAATGACTGCAGAGGAAATATCTGGGGAAAGAAACCAAGTCCAGTCAAGTTCTTGGAGCTCTCCTTCACAGAAACCTG ATACCAGGCCACTACAGGACTTGAACAATGCCAGGGTTGTGTCTCACTCCAGCTCAGAGGAAGAATCAGGGCGCTCATCTAGGCGGAAACGGAAGCCAACCTGCTACAAAGAGCCATCAATCAGCAG gaaactgaggcagggtgACCCATTTACAGACACTGAGTTCCTCTACTCTTCTCTCtgcaaaaaaaagccaaagccaGTCAAGGCCAAGCAAATGACCAAGAAGATGAAAGAGAACAAAGAACAGCTTCCTGAAGGATCTCTCAGTGCCAAGGCAGGCAAGTTGGTAACAACAGAAAGGATTAGAATGATAGTTGAAAGCAGCCCCCAGGCTCCTAGAAGCTCGTGCATTTAG